The Candidatus Cloacimonadota bacterium genome includes the window CATCTGGCCACTTGCAGAAATTTGTGCTTTTATAGTTTGCATCTTTACAAAGTCATGAAGCATTCTTACAGATATATTAAGATATTTAGCGGATTCAATCGCTGAAAGGTATTTTCTTTTTTTATAATCTAATGATTCCATATATGATTTTAAATCTCCATTCTAAAATATTTCCCACTTCCCTTTGCTAAAACCTCTCCATTTTTATTTTGAATCTTTGCTTTTACATAAAATACTTTAGGGGATTGCTTTTCAAACCAGGCTCTCGCGATGAGTTCCTTTCCTATCTCAATTTTTTTGACATATTTAATATTCATTTCTGCTGTTACTGCATATATCCCTTTATGTTCAATTAACTTTGCCATTACTTCATCAAGGATGGTGGCGGTAATACCGCCATGCAAAATACCTGGCCAGCCTTGATATTCTTCTTTAGGAATCCATTTTGTGATTGCCTTATCATTTTTATAAGAGAATCTTAGCTTTAGGCCGATAGGATTTATTTCTGAGCAACCAAAACAGCGATTAACTAATTTTTCCATAATTTAGATAACCCTTAATCATTATATCCTTGTCTACTTTTTTGTAAGATATATCAGTTAAATCAATTCCAATTTGAAGCTTTTCGC containing:
- a CDS encoding PaaI family thioesterase — encoded protein: MEKLVNRCFGCSEINPIGLKLRFSYKNDKAITKWIPKEEYQGWPGILHGGITATILDEVMAKLIEHKGIYAVTAEMNIKYVKKIEIGKELIARAWFEKQSPKVFYVKAKIQNKNGEVLAKGSGKYFRMEI